Proteins encoded together in one Desulfosporosinus meridiei DSM 13257 window:
- a CDS encoding phage tail assembly chaperone, with the protein MSDLQAFFAQNAGSDLSKEVVISERFKDNDGKSIPWKIHSITEAENEEYRKAATRKVKGKNGSQQSEIDQNIYLAKIIVASVSFPDLKNAELQKSYGVIGAEELLRKMLFPGEYATLVQQVQELNGFDQSLEDLMDEVKN; encoded by the coding sequence ATGAGTGATTTACAAGCATTTTTTGCGCAAAATGCAGGATCTGATCTCAGCAAAGAGGTTGTCATATCCGAGCGGTTTAAGGACAATGACGGCAAGTCAATACCCTGGAAAATCCATAGCATAACTGAAGCTGAAAATGAAGAGTACCGAAAAGCAGCCACTCGGAAAGTTAAGGGAAAAAATGGTTCACAGCAGTCTGAAATAGATCAGAACATCTATCTGGCCAAAATCATCGTGGCAAGTGTCAGCTTCCCTGATCTGAAAAATGCTGAGTTGCAAAAATCTTACGGCGTCATAGGCGCTGAAGAGCTGCTGCGCAAGATGCTGTTTCCCGGTGAATATGCGACCCTTGTTCAGCAGGTGCAAGAACTGAACGGTTTTGATCAAAGCCTGGAAGACCTGATGGATGAGGTAAAAAACTAA
- a CDS encoding XkdQ/YqbQ family protein: MLKILIDKKDGDVWDISSLVADVSWKTSRIGKAGSLDFTLIKNAPGQDKTFKYSNGDIVSVQRAEDGAKAFFGYIFSIDGGRDEAVKITCYDQIRYLMSNDTYVFTNITASEVVQKIAADFNLKLGQIDDTGYRIPTMSENDKKLLDVICKALDLTLINSGKNYVFFDDFGSLSVRNVEDLLLDFVVGDNSLMTDYVHKLSIDSDTYNKIKLYKDNKDTGRREVYCAQDSVNMAKWGVLQLYQSVDEDMNSAQINELLDTLATLKNRESKTLKIEAIGDLRVRAGSYVRIQIQEYGINQPFLVDECTHSFDGADHKMSLELKAIMKVI, translated from the coding sequence ATGCTGAAAATACTAATCGATAAGAAAGACGGCGACGTGTGGGACATTTCTAGCCTGGTAGCCGATGTGAGCTGGAAAACCAGCCGGATTGGTAAAGCAGGCAGCTTGGACTTCACACTCATCAAAAACGCCCCTGGCCAAGACAAAACGTTTAAATATAGTAATGGGGATATTGTCAGCGTTCAAAGGGCAGAAGATGGAGCCAAGGCCTTTTTTGGCTATATTTTTTCCATTGATGGGGGAAGGGATGAGGCAGTTAAGATAACTTGCTATGACCAAATACGCTACCTCATGTCCAATGATACTTATGTGTTTACCAACATTACAGCGTCTGAGGTGGTTCAAAAGATCGCTGCCGACTTCAATCTCAAGCTCGGCCAAATTGATGATACCGGCTACAGGATTCCCACCATGAGCGAAAACGATAAAAAGCTTCTAGACGTCATCTGCAAGGCGTTGGATCTAACCCTTATTAACTCTGGAAAAAACTACGTCTTCTTCGATGACTTCGGTTCTTTATCCGTTAGAAATGTAGAGGATCTGTTGCTGGACTTTGTCGTCGGGGATAATAGTCTCATGACGGACTATGTCCATAAACTATCGATTGACTCCGACACCTATAACAAAATTAAGCTTTATAAGGACAACAAAGACACCGGCAGGCGTGAGGTCTATTGTGCCCAAGACAGCGTAAATATGGCGAAGTGGGGCGTCCTACAGCTCTACCAAAGTGTGGACGAAGACATGAACTCTGCTCAGATCAATGAGCTTCTTGATACGCTGGCCACATTGAAAAACCGAGAGTCAAAGACTCTGAAGATTGAAGCCATCGGCGATCTTCGGGTAAGGGCAGGAAGCTATGTTCGAATCCAGATTCAAGAGTACGGAATCAATCAGCCTTTTCTGGTGGATGAATGTACCCATAGTTTTGACGGAGCAGATCATAAAATGAGCCTAGAACTTAAAGCAATTATGAAGGTGATATAA
- a CDS encoding phage tail sheath family protein, with translation MAAGTWTTQNKIRPGVYVNFKSEPQVVGALGERGIVSLPLLLSWGEPNKIISLEAGEDTFVKLGYPMGDAKLLLVREALKQAKTLLLYRLNVGTKAAVTTGNLTVTAKWGGIRGNDVSLVIQENIDDNTKFDVTTLVDGAEVDQQTVPYIADLVENDWVVFSGTGALTETAGVPLMGGADGTITNQTYVDYLAAVEIYDFNTIALPSTDDTLKATFAAFCQRLRDNEGKKIQVVLENYPTADYEGVISVKNGVILANGTTLSAAQATAWVAGATAGAQVNESLTYQAYDGAVDVAPRYTNAQIIAALRAGEFIFTANDNRAIVEQDINTLTTSSLEKGKQFAKNRVIRVLDGINNDFVQLFSEFYIGQVSNNADGRNLLKTQCVKYMETLQSMDAVQNFDSQADLTVQTGNELDSVYIEAYAQPVDSIEKIYVKVQVR, from the coding sequence ATGGCAGCAGGTACATGGACGACTCAAAATAAAATACGACCGGGAGTGTATGTTAATTTTAAATCAGAGCCCCAGGTAGTAGGTGCACTTGGAGAGCGAGGGATTGTTTCTCTTCCGCTTTTGCTCTCATGGGGTGAGCCTAATAAAATCATCAGCCTTGAGGCGGGTGAAGATACCTTCGTCAAGCTGGGCTATCCGATGGGGGATGCCAAACTGCTTTTAGTTAGAGAGGCTTTGAAACAAGCCAAAACCCTGCTTTTATACAGACTTAATGTTGGGACAAAGGCAGCCGTGACAACTGGTAACCTTACGGTCACAGCCAAATGGGGCGGTATCAGAGGGAATGATGTGTCTCTGGTCATTCAGGAAAACATTGACGATAATACTAAATTTGATGTTACCACATTAGTGGATGGGGCTGAAGTAGATCAGCAAACTGTTCCCTATATCGCGGATCTGGTAGAAAATGATTGGGTCGTATTTTCGGGCACAGGAGCTTTGACAGAAACGGCGGGCGTCCCTTTGATGGGAGGAGCAGATGGCACGATCACCAATCAGACTTATGTTGACTACTTGGCAGCAGTCGAGATCTATGACTTTAACACAATAGCCTTGCCTTCGACAGACGATACTCTTAAAGCAACATTCGCAGCGTTTTGCCAACGTCTTCGAGATAACGAAGGAAAAAAGATTCAGGTCGTGCTGGAAAACTATCCAACAGCTGATTATGAAGGCGTGATCAGTGTGAAGAACGGAGTCATTCTTGCCAACGGCACAACCCTCAGTGCAGCTCAAGCTACTGCCTGGGTAGCCGGTGCAACTGCAGGTGCTCAAGTGAATGAATCTCTAACCTATCAGGCTTATGATGGGGCAGTGGATGTAGCTCCGAGGTATACCAATGCACAGATCATTGCAGCGTTGCGGGCTGGGGAATTTATTTTCACAGCCAATGACAACCGAGCCATCGTCGAGCAGGACATTAATACTCTAACCACATCGAGCTTAGAAAAAGGTAAGCAGTTTGCCAAGAACCGCGTGATCAGAGTTCTCGATGGAATTAATAACGATTTTGTCCAGCTTTTCAGTGAGTTTTACATTGGGCAGGTATCCAATAATGCTGATGGACGAAACCTGTTAAAAACCCAGTGTGTCAAATATATGGAAACACTTCAGAGCATGGATGCTGTCCAGAATTTTGACTCTCAAGCAGATTTGACAGTCCAAACGGGTAATGAATTAGATAGTGTCTATATTGAGGCATATGCTCAGCCGGTAGATTCTATTGAGAAAATCTATGTGAAAGTGCAGGTGAGATAA
- a CDS encoding phage tail terminator family protein, whose translation MITVNSVLDGVIAALDQSFPNIGTYSEESDQGLVEPYFYVKLFPMSQNQLLGQHYQRNHLFDIHYFAGSNEALHDMAEQLYDKLELISVDGGLVRGSGMRHEIVNGVLHWFVAYNFHVKRSVEPDPLMGSMRQEGYLRG comes from the coding sequence ATGATCACCGTCAATAGTGTCCTAGATGGCGTTATTGCCGCTCTGGATCAGAGCTTCCCCAATATTGGCACATACAGCGAAGAGAGTGATCAAGGCTTGGTAGAGCCTTATTTTTATGTAAAGCTGTTTCCTATGTCACAAAATCAGCTGCTGGGTCAGCATTATCAGCGCAATCACTTATTCGATATTCATTACTTTGCAGGGAGTAATGAGGCCTTACATGACATGGCTGAGCAATTGTATGACAAACTGGAGCTGATCAGCGTGGACGGCGGCCTCGTTAGAGGCAGCGGAATGCGACACGAAATTGTCAACGGAGTACTTCATTGGTTTGTGGCTTACAATTTTCATGTTAAGCGAAGTGTTGAACCAGATCCATTAATGGGGTCTATGAGACAGGAGGGATATTTACGTGGTTAA
- a CDS encoding LysM peptidoglycan-binding domain-containing protein has protein sequence MPYGIELSFNDKAEIFQLPVMPGSLEISEAISSKTYDIVGLREINVIKNLKLSQYGFSSLFPAQRYPFVTVQTLLQPIEYVRFIVKWMESAQPIRFIFISDRYNINTLASIESFDWKEVAGGAGDIDYNIKLKMYVPYTAQKVEISSNPSAAGVATTAAPARPDETQQPKTYTLVAGDTLWAVAKQFLGNGARWPEIQRINDITDAEIKRLQIGRVLKLP, from the coding sequence ATGCCGTATGGAATAGAATTGAGCTTTAATGACAAGGCTGAAATCTTTCAACTACCTGTTATGCCGGGGTCCCTTGAAATCAGCGAAGCCATAAGCAGCAAGACTTATGACATTGTTGGTTTAAGAGAAATCAATGTGATCAAGAATCTCAAGCTCAGCCAATATGGATTTAGCAGTCTTTTCCCTGCTCAGCGTTATCCATTTGTAACGGTACAAACCCTTTTGCAGCCCATTGAATACGTAAGATTCATCGTAAAGTGGATGGAGTCCGCACAGCCTATTCGCTTTATTTTTATTTCTGATCGCTACAATATCAACACCTTGGCCAGTATTGAGAGTTTCGACTGGAAAGAAGTAGCTGGTGGGGCAGGAGACATTGACTACAACATTAAGCTGAAAATGTATGTACCCTATACCGCACAGAAGGTTGAGATCAGCTCAAATCCAAGCGCTGCTGGCGTTGCGACAACAGCAGCTCCAGCGCGCCCGGATGAGACACAACAGCCTAAAACTTATACACTCGTGGCTGGTGATACACTTTGGGCAGTTGCCAAACAGTTTCTTGGCAACGGAGCACGTTGGCCGGAAATTCAGAGAATAAACGATATTACTGATGCCGAGATCAAGCGACTGCAGATCGGCAGGGTTTTAAAGCTGCCCTAA
- a CDS encoding phage tail tube protein has product MAFLKAEDAISGKQGKAFVTINGRVEELFYAKTVEATIEKTKADVPILGKTNVGKKAAGWSGTGTLTIYYFTSMFRALMMEYIKTGKDFYFDLQIVNEDPASTVGKQTSVLKDCNLDSVVAAAFDATSDDPLEEELPFTFDDFDLLDQFNAPVVR; this is encoded by the coding sequence ATGGCATTTCTTAAAGCAGAAGATGCAATATCCGGAAAGCAAGGTAAGGCTTTTGTCACAATTAATGGCCGCGTGGAAGAGTTGTTTTATGCCAAAACAGTGGAAGCGACTATCGAAAAAACGAAGGCTGATGTACCGATATTGGGAAAAACCAACGTCGGCAAAAAGGCAGCCGGTTGGTCTGGGACCGGAACACTGACGATTTATTACTTTACGAGCATGTTCAGGGCGCTGATGATGGAATATATCAAGACGGGCAAAGATTTTTACTTTGATCTGCAGATTGTCAATGAGGACCCTGCCTCTACAGTTGGCAAACAGACCTCCGTCCTCAAGGATTGCAACTTGGACAGCGTGGTGGCTGCAGCCTTCGATGCGACGTCAGATGACCCCTTGGAGGAAGAATTACCCTTTACGTTTGACGATTTTGATCTTTTGGACCAGTTTAATGCTCCGGTTGTGAGATAA